A segment of the Nostoc sp. TCL26-01 genome:
TCGCAAACAATTGATCGGTGAATTGTTCTGGCAAAGTTTTTTCCAGCAAATTACGACCAATTTGCAAATGTACTGTTTGTTTCTGCGACGGATCAATCAAAGTATATGCAGCTTGCTGAACGCAATCATGCAAAAACTTATAGTCTTGAACTAACAAGTCTTCGTCTAGTTCAGACAAAGGTTGGATGAGTCCATCTAGTATTGCTGTTAATAAATTCTGAAAAACTGTCTTAGGCGATTGCTCATACACGATCGCCAACGTCCCCAAATCAAATTCAGCCCCGATGCAAGCGGCTAATTGGAGTAACTGCCGTGTCACTTCTGGTAGCTTCTTCAACTTGTTGAGCAGCAAATCTACTACATTAACATCATCAGTAATATTAAAATCTCGAATCTGATCAAAGTTCCACCGCCAGCTTAAGTGATCGGCATCAAAGCGCAACAGATTTTCGCTGTACAGCAAGCGCAAAAATTCACACACAAGGAAGGGATTGCCCCCGGTTTTACGCAACACCAATTCAGCTAAGGGAAGCACAGTATGAGTATCTCTATATAGTGCCTCGGCAATTAACTTGCTTAACGGCTCCAGGGTGAGAGGAGATAGAACAATCTGATGCAGCACTGCTCCTTGCTTTTGCAATCCTTCCAGCGTCAGTACTAGTGGATGAGTTGGACTCACTTCATTGTCTCGATATGCTCCAATCAGGAACAGTCCTTGAGTTTGCTCATCCAGCATCATCAGTTCAATTAATTTCAGCGTGGCAGAGTCAATCCACTGCAAATCATCCAAGAAGATGACAAGCGGATGTTCCTTTGAACAAAACACCCGAATGAACTGCCCAAAGACAAGGTTAAACCGATTTTGTGCCTCTGTTGCTCCTACTTCTGTTACAGGCGGCTGCTTGCCAATAATCAACTCCACTTCGGGAATCACGTTAATAATCAATTGTCCATTGCTGCCTAATGCCGTGAGCAGGCGCGATCGCCATTGTTGCATTTGCTCATCGGGTTCACCGAGCAACTGCTGCACTAATTTTCGTAAGGCATCGACGATCGCACTATAGGGAATATTACGCTGAAGTTGGTCAAACTTACCAGAGATAAAGTAACCCCGCTTTGCCGTAATTGGTTTGTATAGTTCTTGTACTAACGCTGATTTGCCAATGCCAGAATAACCAGAGACGAGCAGCATTTCAGAGGACGCGGGGGTATTATCACTCTCTGTATCGTCTCTCTTTCCTGCAACTCTCTCAAAGACTGCCAGTAATATTGCAATCTCCGCTTCTCGTCCATAGAGCTTCTGGGGAATTTGAAACCGATCCGAGACATCTTGTAGACCCAGTTGGATGTGATTAATTTGACCGCTTGCTGCTAATTGTTCAGCACACTGTTCTAAATCTGCTTTGATACCCCAAGCGCTTTGATAGCGATCTTCTGCATTTTTCGCCATCAGCTTGAGAATAATATCTGAGACAGGTTGAGGAATCGTTCTACTCAGTTCATGCGGTGGAGTAGGCAATTTAGCAATGTGACAGTGGACTAACTCCAGAACATCTGTTGTGGGGAAGGGTAGTTGTCCCGTCAGCAGTTGGTAGAATGTGACACCAAGCGAGTAGAAATCGGTGCGATAATCCATTGCACGGTTCATCCGTCCGGTTTGCTCTGGAGACAGGTAGGCGAGGGTGCCTTCTAAAACGTGCGGACTTTTGAAGGTCGGACTGGTGCGATTAAACTGAGTAGCAATCCCAAAGTCAATAATCTTAACAACGCCAGTGTGGGAATTCAAGACGATGTTGTTGGGATTAATATCTTTATGAATCACCCCAGCAGCATGGATTCTGCCAAGAATGTCAGTGAGATCGATCGCCAGCTTGAGAAACGCAGATAGAGGCATGGGGCAGAAAATCTCTGGTTGTTGATGCATCCAAAGTTCTAGAGATTCTCCACCAAAATCTTCTAAGAGAATAACAAGTGTTCTCTGATATTCCTGCTGTGCGTAAGCTTTGATTATCCCTTCAAGATTAAGTGAGCGAGTCATCTCATATTCCTGCTTATAGCGGACAATCTCAGATGGAGCGGGATAGTCCTGCTTCAGAACTTTGAGAATAATAGCCAAGTTATCTTGTGTTCTAGTTCCTCGATAAACTAAGGAATTAGAGCTTTCATAGATTTTTCCTTGAATCGCAACATTGGGTAAGGAAATCATGATCACGACAGCCTTGATGCAGTTTATTGACGAAATCACTAGCCATAAGAAGCTTTAGCGATCGCAACGAGTAGTGGCTCAAACTCTAAAGCGTCTACATAACGCACACCATTGATAAATAAGGCTGGAGTGCTAACCACCCCACTATCCATTCCGCTAGCAATGTCTCGATTGATGCGATCAACATACACTTTCCGAGCAATGTCTCGAAGAAATTGAGTCACATCAAGCCCTAACTTGTCAGCGTATTCTGCTAAATCCCCATCTCCCAGCGCTTGCGGATACTTCAATAGCATCTCGTGCATCTGCCAAAACCGCCCTTGTGCTGAGGCTGCTTCTGTGGCTGCTGCTGCCTTTTGAGCTTGAAGATGGATTTGCGGCTGAGGAAAATGCCGAAATACAAAGCATAGAGAATCTCTCCCTAATAAGGTCGCCTCAAACTGGCGTTGAATTGCCATAATTGTGGTATAAAGTCTACCACATTGAGGACATTGATAATCCCCATACTCAACAAGCACAACGCGAGCATTGAACGATCCTTGCCGATGGTCTTGCTCAAAAGGGGGTACAACTAATTGATGGCGATCGCCAAGTGCGTCGTTAAGAATAACATTGCTCATTTTAAACCGTGCTTCTAAATCTTTGCGAAAAAGAGATTCATCGCGTACACTCTGAAATCTATTTCCTTTAACCCTATAATCGTTTGTATGAGGTTAATGTACGATCCTTGTTGAGGATTGTCGTCAATTTAAGGTCTGTATTTTAATCAACAAAATGATTGAGGATAATTCAATTTAAAGGAGTAGAACGAATCAAACTTAGGTTTGATTGCCTGCCTTACAAGCTAGCAATTCCGCGTTTCAACGCAATAATTGCTGCCTGGGTGCGATCTTTAACATCTAACTTGCTTAAAATTCGGTTGATATGAGTCTTCACTGTACTTTCACTAATATTTAGAGCAGTGCTAATTTCCTGGTTGTTCATTCCCTGCCCGACTAACTGAAGAACTTCTAGCTCGCGATCGCTCAGTTCTGGAGCAGTTAGCCTCTGGACTAGCTTGGCAGCTACGTTGGGGGGTATATACTTTTGTCCCCTGGCTACAGTACGAATTGCTGTTAATAATTCCTCTGGCTCAGAGTCCTTGAGTAAATACCCCTTTGCCCCTGCTCGCAATCCTTGATAAATCTCTTCATCGCTGTCATACGTGGTTAGCACAATAATTTGGGCATTGGGAAACTCATTGCAAATCACTGTAATCGCCTGGACACCTCCCATCTGGGGCATCCGTAAATCCATCAAAGTCACATCAGGCTGCTGTTGCTGAAAAACTGCGATCGCCTCATGCCCATTTCGCCCTTGACCCACAATAACGATATCTGGAGCCTCCTCCAACAATCCAATCAAACCCTGACGGACAACAGGATGATCATCCACAACCAGAACGCGAATACTACTGGGCTGATTCATGCTAACTTACCCCCGACCAATAGATACTGTGATTTCTGTCCCTCGCCCTAAGTCACTTTGAATCTTTAATTCAGCTCTAATGCGTTCAGCCCGTTCTGCCATCCCCAGTAGACCAAAGCCATTCCGCATCGCCTGGTTTTCTACCTCAAATCCCTGCCCATCGTCTTTAATTCGCAAGCTGCACTGCGTCGGCTCATAGATCAGTTCAATACGAATGAAATCCGCTTTTGCATATTTAATTGCATTTGTCAAGGCTTCCTGCCCAATCCGAAACAGATTATTTTCCAGATCGGAAGATAGGGGATAGATTGTACCAATGACTTCGTAGACGATTTGAGTGGCAATCGAGGAGTTTAATTGAGCAGCAAGACGGCTTAATGCCTCCTGTAAGTTACCGTTCTCTAAAAGATATGGGCGGTGTAGTGCCTCTACGGAACGACGTGCCTCCGCCAACCCAGAACGAGCTAAGTCGAGGATCTGGGTAAGGAGAGTTTGCGCTTTTTCTGGGTCTGCTATTACCTTACTAGAGGCAGAGCGAGCATGAATGATAATACCTGTAAATGCTTGGGCTAAAGTGTCGTGAATTTCTCGTGCCATGTGATTGCGCTCTTCTAGAATGGAGGCTGCTTCGGCTCGTTTGCGGTCGCTAATATCCTGACCGATCCCAATATGCATTCCATTACTCAAGCTAATCTGCGCCCAACACATATCGATATATCGACCATTTTTAGTTTTAGTTTTGAAGTCCTGCCATTTGCCACTGGCAATCATCATGTGTTCTAGAACTTGCTGATGCACTTCTGGATCGGGGTAGCATTCTACTAGTAAATCGATGTTTTGAAGTTCTGCACTATTCCACCCTAAAACCTTTTCTAACTCTCGGTTGACCAACTGAATTCGACCATTTGCGTCATATAGATTTACCATGACAGGAATATGGTCAAAGATGGTTTGCAGGAGTTCTTTCTGCTGCCGCAAAGCTTCGGTACGTTCGGCTACCTGCGCCTCCAGAATCCGGTTGTAATCGGCTAAAACTTTCTCCGCTTGTTTGCGCTCGGTAATATCTTGAAAAGCTGCGATCGCTCCAGTAATCTCGCCCTTTTCATTCAAGATGGGTGTACTTGAGACAACCAAAGGAACGACTCGATCGGGACGATGAATTTCCATATTGTCCACTTTGAGCGTTTCACCTGCTAACGAGCGCACGATAGGCAGTTGAGCGGTAGGATAAATCCGACCTGTTCCCACTATATAAACCTGATACGCTGCCGAAATTTGCTCGATATTTGCTGTTTTGATGGCATCAGTACCAGTTAACTGAAATGCGGCTTGATTGGCATAAGTAATTTGCCCAGTTAGATCATGCACTGAGACTCCAACAGGCATTGCATCAATAAATTGGGTTAATCGGCTTTCTCGTTCTTTGACTTGAGCGTAAAGATTTGCATTGGTAATGGCGATCGCTGCCTGTCCAGATAACAGTTGAACTACGTCTACTCGCTTTTGGGTAAAGGCTCCAACTGCCAAATTATTTTCTAAATAAACAATCGCAATTAGTTCGCCTCGATCAATCAGGGGCGCACATAGAATAGATTTAGGTTGATGGATTTGAATATACGAATCATTTGCAAAGTCGCTCTCAAACGTTGCATTATTAACAACCACACTTTCCTTGGTGCGGTTGACATAGTAAACGATGGATGTAGGAAGGCGATCGCAGATGGGCAGAGATTGCAATACTTCTGTTGTATAAATATCACTACCAGCATCAGTACTAATGACAGCCGATGCTTCAATCGCCCATTCTCCAGCTTTGTTTAGAATCAGACAACCAGATTGCGCTCCTGCACTCTCGATCAGTATTTTCATTAATGAAGCTAGCAATTGATCGAGCATGATTTGACTGGCGATCGCCTGACTAGCTTTCATGACTGCTGCCAAATCTAATGCTTCACCTGAGTGGCTGCTGGAAGTTGTAGAGTAGATTGTCTGCCTATCTGTCGTGCGAATTGTCGGTGATTGAATCAGGAGTTGGGGGTATTTAGTTTCTAAATCTTTGACTTTGGCTTTAGCCCCCCAGCGCTGATAGCAGTAGTGAGCTTCTCTCATATAGGTTTGAGCAATCTTCTCTCTACCCCGTGCCAAATAAAACTTAGCCGCTAGCTCATACGCTAGTGCCTCTTCTTGGAGATATTCGTTATCTCTTGCGCCTTGAATTGCTTGTTCGTATAGTTCTTCTGCTGCCAAAAATTGTCCTAAGACTCGCGCTTTCTCAGCTGCAACCAAGTCATATTTATGCTGATAATTCTGTGGAGCATGATCTGCCCATATCCGCATCTTTTCTTGACTAGCATTAACTCGAATCAGCCAAGTTTCTGGTTCTACATGGGAAACTTCGGCAAATCTAGCTAAATGCGCTAAAGAATTATAAAAATGATATATCCCCACAGCAATCCTTCCTGGTATGCCACTGAGATACTGCTCTGTCAGCATGGCATTTTTAATAGCTTGAGCATAATTTCCGAATAAATAATCTAAGATCAGCTTGTTGAGATAGCAAAAGACAAGCTCACTGATATCATTGATTTCAATTGCATGAGGGAGCGATCGCTCCTCATTATAAACATCACCCATTAAATAGCTAGGATTTTGAGAACGTCCCAGTAAGTTAAGAACAGACTGCCAAAGTATGGCAATCCAATTTAAGGGACTTTCCCTTCGGACTTGGCTGACGATCTGACTATAGGTTGCTATTTCCTGTTCTAAGCTTGTCAGTTCCCGTCCAATAAAATATGAATGTTCGGGTATGTGAAATCCACCATAACCAACAAATTCAAAACTGCCAGTTTCCATTGCGCTTTGATAGCTCTCTAGCAAAAGTGGTAGCGTCTCTTTAAGATGCTCTTGCCAATGCATTACAGAGACAGCAAATGTAGACACTATCTTCGCCTTAACTTCTTTAATATTTAATCGTTCGGTTAAGCTTAAAGCTAATTTGCCAAATTTATAACCAGCCTCTATATCTTGGACTATGCCACACAAAACAATTCCATAACAGACGTAACCATGCGCAGACCAAGTGGTATTGCCAAATGCGATCGATAAATTCACTTCTGATAATGAAATCAGAGGGAACAGATTAGGAGCAGCGATAAATGTCAAAGAGGTAATGCTAGATAAAATATACATCGCAGCTAGTGGTTCAGGTTGGCTCATTACCTTCAGATTAATTAAGTCTGCAATTTCCTGATCGGCTAATTGTGAAGCAGTCTTCTCTAGCTGTGTTTGAATATCTAATTGACTCGGTGCTGCGGTTAATTCCACACCCAAGCGAGCAAGTACCATTAGCCCAATCTGAATCGCTTGTTTAAGATTGCCCTGTGACGCAGCTGCTTGAATTTTGACATCGTAAATTTTAACTTCATCGAGAACTGTTTTGGCATGATTATGTACTACACAAGCCAAATGTTCCATCGCCATAAAGTTGCCACACAGATACGTCGCTTCTACTGCTGATTCGGATAAAGTCAGGCTTAAGTCATAGTTCGTTTGCCAACTATCCAAAGAAAGGAGCGATCGCCCAATATGGAAATATTTGACCGCAGCTTCATAAGCTGTTGCTGTTCTAGCTTTCTGACCGGCGATCAAATTCAGTCGGGCAATTTCATCTCGCTGGGGTTGCTCGGTCACAAGCATAGCGCCCAGGTTGAGATGATCGACAATTTTAAATATCTGATTTGCTAACGTCTCACTTGCAGCCAGGTTTGTTGCTGGTTCGCTTGCAGCCATTTGTAATAAATTGCGACCGATTTCTAGGTGAACGACAGGTTTTTGTGATTCATCAATCAACGTATATGCAGCCTGCTGTACTCGGTCATGCAAAAATTTGTAATGTTGAACCAAAAGATTTTCGTCTAACTCTGAGGTGGGAAGAACTAATCCTGTTTCAATAGCTGTAGTTAGTTCGGTAAAAATGTCAGTGGGCGATCGCTGACAAATAATCGCCAGTGTATTCAAATCAAATTCAGATCCGACACAAGCTGCTAAACACAAGGCATTCTGAGTGGGTTTTGGCAGTTGTCTCAATTTACCGATAGTTAATTCTACAACATTATCGGTAATGCCTTTCGATTCAATTTGGGCAATATCCCACTGCCAGCACCGATGATCAACATTAAAGGTCACAAGTTCTTCACTGTTGAGGGTTTTCAAGAACTCGTTGACAAAAAAAGGATTGCCCTCGGTTTTCTGCAATACTAACTGGGCTAAGTCACGCACAGTTTTGGCATCCTGAAGCAGCGTTTCGGCGATCAATTGACTCAATGGCTCCAGCGTTAAAGGTGTCAGGACAATCTCCCCAAGCACTACTCCTTGTTGTCGCAATCTTGAGAGTGTTAGTACCAATGGATGCGTTGAATTGACTTCATTATTTCGGTAGGCTCCAATCAAAAATAGCGATTGGGCTTGCTCGTCCAGCAGCAGCAGTTCGATTAAATTTAGCGTGGCTGAGTCGATCCACTGTAGATCGTCTAAGAAGATTACCAGAGGATGTTCTTTGTCACAAAACACCCGCACGAACTGCCCAAAGATGCGATTGAAGCGATTTTGAGCTTCTGTGGCTCCAACTTGGGGTACGGGCGGTTGCTTGCCAATAATCAGTTCTATTTCGGGAATGACATCAACAATCAGCTGTCCGTTGCTTCCTAAAGCAGTTAGAAGGCGCGATCGCCACTGTTGCAACTGCTCGTCTGGTTCCCCCAACAGTTGCTGTACTAACTTTCGCAAAGCATCGACCATGGCGCTGTAGGGAACATTACGACCCAATTGATCGAATTTCCCCCAGATAAAATAGCCGCGCTTGGCCGTGATTGGTTTATAAAGTTCCTGTACTAACGCTGATTTGCCAACTCCAGCATAGCCAGTCACCAACATCATTTCGACTTGGAATTTTGTTTGTGCGTTATTTTGTAAAGCAGCGATGCGGTTATTTTCTGGACACGCTACGGGAACGAACGCTGCCAATAACATGGCAATTTCTTGATCCCGTCCATACAGTTTTTGGGGAATTTGAAATCGATGGGAAATGTCTTGAAGACCTAACTGGATGCCATCGATTTGACCAAATTTTGCTAATTGGCGATCGCAACTTTCTAAATCCGCTTTAATGCCCCAAGCACTTTGATAGCGATCCTCGGCATTTTTAGCCATTAGTTTCAAAATGATATCTGAAATGGCTTTGGGGATGGTTGCATTCAGTTCGTGAGGCGGAATGGGCTGTTTGGCAATGTGACAGTGAACTAGCTCAAGGATGTCTGTTGTCGGAAACGGTAGGTGTCCGGTGAGCAGTTCGTAGAAGGTAACACCAAGCGAATAAAAATCGGTGCGATAGTCGAGCCAGCGATTCATCCGTCCTGTTTGCTCTGGCGACAAGTAGGCAAGAGTGCCTTCTAACACATGGGGGCTTTTGAATGTCGGATTGGTGCGATTAAAGCGGGTGGCAATTCCGAAGTCAATGATTTTGATAACGCCAGTATCCCGATTGAGAACGATGTTTCCTGGGTTGATATCCCGATGAATCACATGGGCTGCATGGATTCTACCCAGAATATCGGTGAGGTTGATCGCCAGAAAGAGAAACGCGGACAAAGGCATGGGGCAGAAGTCTGGGCATTTGTGCATCCATTGTGCCAGAGACTCGCCGCCAAAATCTTCTAAGAGAATGAGGAGCGTGCGTTGATAATCTTGCTGGCTGTATGCCTTGACAACTCCTTCTAAGTTGAGGGAGCGAGTAATTTCATATTCCTGTTTGTAACGGATTAATTCTTGAGCAGAGGGATAATCAAGCTTGAGCATTTTCACAACAAGCGATCTCTTGTCTTGCACTCTGATGCCCCGATATACAAGAGATGCCGAACTCTCATATATTTTGTTTTGAATGGCAATTCCAGGTATGGCAATCATATAATTTTTTTTTCGATGAGTGTCATAAGCCATCTGTCACTCATTATATGGCTGGCCAGACTATAAAAACTAGAATAATAGGGCAAATCGAGCGAATCATGCTATTTGGTTAAACTTTCGCCACAAATAAAGCATCTTTCAAGTAATCTTCAAAAGTTAGTCTCATGATTACAACTTAAGTTGGAATAAATTTTGAACTTAAGTGCAATTTAATGTTAGAACTTCAGATCGTTAATCGGCGATCTTTTTGTCACTTAAAATATAGACTCTGAATTGATGACAAATTTAAGCTGACTCCGTATATTAATTTGTATAAGGATTGACAAGTAAGAGATTTCACGGTGCTGCCCGTACAGTGAATGCTTTTTTCGTCAAGGTTTAGAAAGAGTCACAAGATTTCTGCCCAAGCAACTGGCGATTCTCCAATGGAGACATCTGAGCGATATCGATCGCAACGAGTCTATGGCGATCGCATCAACTAAAACATTGAAAGTGGATTGCGTAGCACTCTTACACAGACTCTCGCCTTATTTATTCATCGAGTCCCTTATATCGATGCTTGGAAGCTTGAGATGCTGTTAGCAGCAATTATCAAAGCCGGAAATTTTTAGTAAATACATTGACCGCTCAAGCAACACAATTGAGCATCTTTTGAGTGGAAACATTTTTAAAATACGGAGAGCGAAAAAATGTATAATTCCTCCTTCTCTGATTCCGATCGCTCTAACTCTGCCGTTTGGCGTAAACGCGCTCGTAACCGAGGTGTAATTCTATCGCCAGAGGGATGGCAAAAACTTACTCCTGTTATCCATGATCGATTTGGCAACCGCTACACCTATGAAGAACTGAGCGAGCGATCGCATCTCGATGTCCGTACAGTCAGTCGTATCCTTAGTTGTCAAGTTAAAGTTGACAAACGGACGTTGAAAATCTTCTTTGAAGCGTTTAACTTACATCTAGATTTTAACGACTGCATAAAACCAGAATTCAATCGCACCAGCCAAGCGGTCAGCCCTGAACAATGCCTAAACTCAATCGCTTCTATTGATGTGAATTTATCATCCGCAGAACTCGTTGAATTCTGCCAACGACTGAAGCAGGATTTGAGACGCATCTCTAATTTATTAGATGAGATAGCTGCAAGTAGAGAATATTCTCCTAACAATTCTGTCAGTGGCATTTTTCATGCTCACACCGATAACCCTGTCAGACAATTTCAGTCTGATCAAGTCCTGACGGCAATACTGCAAGCGTCTTAACCTGCATTTCTCACAAAACGGTAGGGGCGGGTTCACAAAGGAAGCTTCAATCATTCACGAATATCTCGTTAACCCGCCCCTACAGCCTCTGGACTTCGGTTTGATAAATTTCGTGAGAAATCCGGGTTAACTGTCTTGCACGCTCATCATGCACCCTTCGTTAATTTCTTTATGCCTTTTTCTGTCACTATCCTACGAATCTCCCAGGAGAAAAATATGTTTACCATACCAAATTCTTTGCAGAGAACACTTTTAAAAGCATCTGTTCTTGCTACTTCTACAACAGCTCTACTATCTATCTGCTTACCACCCTTATTAGCTGCCTCTCCCAGCCTCAGTGATGGCATTATGTGCGTTGCCAGAGGAAAAAAGGGGCAGGACAGAAATGTTTACTTTTACACTTCTGTGATCGATGATGCCACTTTTAGCAAGAAACAACCAGTGTCAGTCACCATGCTAGAAAAGCAGGTTGAGGTTGATGAAGACGATTTGGTAGTTCTCGACAAGGACAAGCAAAATTTAACGGTAACTGGCATTGAGGCTGTGACTGTGTCTGCTCCCGAATTAGAACCAGTAGCACTGGCGCAAACAACTCTCACAAGTAAGGACACATTCAGAGGTAAGACCAAGACTGGCACTCCTATTACCTTCCAGTTGGAAAAAGACTACTCAGTTATTAAGCTGACTCATGCAGGACAGACTTATTCAGGCATTTGTCGCTAGAGCGAACGAAATATAGCGCTTCTCAATCGAGTCCAATACAGACCTAACCCCCAACCCCTTCCCTACAAGGGAAGGGGAACAAGATTCAAAGCCTCTCTCCTTGTAGGAGAGAGGTTTGGAGAGAGGTCAGAGCGTATTGCATACAAACGAGAACCGCTATAGTTTCTACTGAAGTTTGATGTTGCACGCTCTATCTTTTGAATCAAACTCAATTACTCATATTCAGGAGACAAAATCATGTCAGACAAGCACGAAGTTGTGAATATCTTTCCCACCCATCATGAGGCAGAAGCTGCGGTGTTGACACTGCAAAAATCGGGCTTCGATATGCACAAGATTTCGATTATTGGTCAAGACTATCAAACCACCGAACACGTAAGCGGATTTCTGACCTGGAAAGATACTGCCAAAGCTGGAGCCGGAGAAGCAGGTTACTGGGGTACTTTTTTTGGTGGACTATTCGGCATTCTCACAGGTGTCGGATTACTTTTTATTCCTGGAGTTGGTCCTGTGATTGTCGCCGGACACGTTGCAGGAGTGCTGGCAGGTTGGATCGAAGGCTCGATCGTCGGTGGTGTGGGCGCTGCCGTTGCTGGGGGGCTGGCGGGCGCTCTCATAGGGCTAGGCATTCCCAAGGAAAAAGCCCTCAAGTACGAGATACAAATCAAAGCAGGTAAGTTTGCAGTGATTGTTTCCGGTACGGATGAGGAAATTGAGCGAGCGCAGCAGATTTGGCAAAACGCAGGTGATGAAGCCAAAGAATCTGTTGCCATTTAAATCGACAGCAGCAATTCAACCATTTCTCTCGCTGATACCAATTCACTAAAAATCTGATACAGATCCAAACACGGAAACCCTTGTAGAACAAGGCTTTCTTAATTTTGAATTTTGAATTTTGAATTGGTATGAGATCCTCACACAGAGCAGTGGATGGAAATCTCATGTATGCGATCGTCACGTCGAGCGTGTTAGCGATTCTCATTCACGTTTTCTAACAACAGGATAATTTGCGATCGCTCAACCGCGAACAAACTATCTGGTTGTGTTGTCAAGAGCGGTCACTTATGATGTTCTCTGGCTGGCGGCATTTTGATCGCCCAAGTATGAGGTTGGCGATCACTTTTTTATTCAGCTTGACTCTGGCGCTGGGCTGGACATCCCCAGTTTGGGCGCAGGTTTCTCCGGTAAATCCTGTAGTGCAAAATGTCAACCAACCGCCTTCAGGAGTCCAACGGCTAGGCGCAATTGAAATAGCGACAGTGAAGTTGGATGGAGAAAATTTATTTCAAGTCGTTGCCCCGACTGTCTGGAACCGTAACAATCCTGGCAAGCAGATTCCGGTTGAAGTCAGAGTTGAAGAGATTGAAGCTAACCTCGACCGCATGATTACCTTCGCTCCAATTGAGAATTTTGCGCTCCCGATTGGTTCGATAGTGCAAGGCGATCGCCGAAAAGGTTTCTACACGAACTTCGATCCCCAAACGCTGCAAGTGTTTGCCTCCAAGCTTGATGGCGATACTATCGTTCTAGCTAAAGATGCCTATCATTCCGTACCTCTGCAACTATTAACTGTCACCCAGTTAGATGCTAACTACTACGGGCTGAGTGTAGATCGACTAGCACAACAGTTGCAGTCTGGA
Coding sequences within it:
- a CDS encoding general stress protein, which gives rise to MSDKHEVVNIFPTHHEAEAAVLTLQKSGFDMHKISIIGQDYQTTEHVSGFLTWKDTAKAGAGEAGYWGTFFGGLFGILTGVGLLFIPGVGPVIVAGHVAGVLAGWIEGSIVGGVGAAVAGGLAGALIGLGIPKEKALKYEIQIKAGKFAVIVSGTDEEIERAQQIWQNAGDEAKESVAI